The Triticum aestivum cultivar Chinese Spring chromosome 7B, IWGSC CS RefSeq v2.1, whole genome shotgun sequence genome window below encodes:
- the LOC123159029 gene encoding elongation factor 1-alpha-like: MDTTTPKYSKARYEEIVKEVSSYLKKVGYNPDKVPFVPISGFEGDNMIERSTNLDWYKGPTLLEALDQINEPKRPSDKPLRLPLQDVYKIGGIGTVPVGRVETGVIKPGMVVTFGPTGLTTEVKSVEMHHTSFPLLFFSGNEGQVDVVLSCGRQHVLIHMWSWC; the protein is encoded by the coding sequence ATGGACACCACCACTCCCAAGTACTCGAAGGCTCGTTATGAAGAAATTGTTAAGGAGGTCTCTTCGTACCTGAAGAAGGTCGGCTACAACCCTGACAAGGTTCCCTTCGTCCCCATCTCTGGGTTTGAGGGTGACAACATGATTGAGAGGTCCACCAACCTTGACTGGTACAAGGGCCCAACCCTGCTTGAGGCGCTTGACCAGATCAACGAGCCCAAGAGGCCCTCAGATAAGCCCCTCCGTCTTCCCCTCCAGGACGTTTACAAGATTGGTGGCATTGGAACTGTGCCTGTTGGCCGTGTTGAGACTGGTGTCATCAAGCCTGGTATGGTTGTCACCTTTGGTCCCACTGGTCTGACAACTGAGGTCAAGTCCGTTGAGATGCACCACACATCGTTCCCTCTTTTATTCTTCTCAGGCAACGAGGGACAGGTGGATGTCGTGCTGTCATGTGGAAGGCAGCATGTGCTAATTCATATGTGGAGTTGGTGTTGA